In Uranotaenia lowii strain MFRU-FL chromosome 2, ASM2978415v1, whole genome shotgun sequence, one genomic interval encodes:
- the LOC129745832 gene encoding ras-interacting protein RIP3-like, which yields MEGNYVLSNFGGTSSGHQQQQQSNEDPNQLAEDNTRPSLPEDFPNFRDFQIVKMVQYFRVVTDGTEQRLRLGFKCKLCNEVFNKTMQLLGHIRNHFEENHSCRDCGKYFFDTNKLHIHKRAKHTQALKCQMGCPSYTTSNIKCLQTHYLRYHCLKIRPREMKKLEETLGSMVRQGGNEDKIRMQREQIVDQFRALTPVPHHPIQQQTNPAEQQQSQQVKAEQCEEEEDAEDADGDGEPDEDDFDEPDDGQTVECCVCDVYIPSDEDLRVHEATHSSPYTCKICMTAFNQLEDARQHYEAHEKPQVIQQPPAPTQIKTITLSPAFNTVVQTNPALQSAMATTTAHFQPTPNVTTMLIMHNGTPMLVPVQTFDSSQLVPAFQPQTIPTTQQINQQPGMPTTTITPITTAWPINQLLPVNNQIEIIPIHAAGQPGNPTTISSQPPHVHQTQTIPVHNIINSHPGGPGTGIVITPVTTLDHQQALLRHHQQQQQQQQQQQAIHVAQLQLQQQHFQQQQQQQQQQQS from the exons ATGGAAGGTAATTATGTGCTGAGCAACTTTGGAGGAACCAGCAGTGGccaccaacagcagcagcaaagcAATGAAGATCCGAACCAGCTGGCAGAGGACAATACGAGGCCCTCGCTGCcggaagattttcccaactttcgGGATTTCCAGATCGTTAAAATGGTTCAGTACTTCCGGGTCGTCACGGATGGAACCGAGCAGAGACTCCGGCTCGGTTTCAAATGCAAACTGTGCAACGAGGTGTTCAACAAAACGATGCAACTGTTGGGTCACATTCGGAACCATTTCGAGGAAAACCACAGCTGCCGGGATTGTGGGAAGTACTTCTTCGACACCAACAAGTTGCACATTCACAAAAG agcCAAGCACACCCAAGCTCTTAAGTGTCAGATGGGATGTCCAAGCTACACCACATCCAACATCAAATGTCTGCAAACACATTATCTTCGATATCACTGCTTGAAGATTCGCCCcagagaaatgaaaaaacttgaaGAGACGCTTGGTTCGATGGTTCGGCAAGGTGGTAACGAGGACAAAATACGAATGCAGCGAGAACAGATTGTTGATCAGTTTCGTGCCCTCACACCGGTTCCGCACCATCCAATCCAGCAGCAGACGAATCCTGCAGAACAACAGCAATCTCAACAGGTTAAAGCAGAACAGTGTGAGGAAGAAGAGGATGCCGAAGATGCGGATGGCGATGGAGAGCCTGATGAGGACGATTTCGATGAACCCGACGATGGACAAACTGTTGAATGTTGCGTTTGTGATGTGTATATTCCATCCGACGAAGACCTCCGGGTTCACGAAGCTACCCACAGTAGTCCTTACACATGCAAGATTTGTATGACAGCATTCAATCAGCTTGAAGATGCTCGACAACACTACGAGGCTCACGAAAAACCACAAGTCATCCAGCAACCACCAGCCCCAACCCAAATAAAAACCATTACCCTTTCACCCGCATTCAACACTGTTGTACAAACAAATCCTGCCCTCCAGTCTGCCATGGCCACTACAACAGCACATTTCCAACCAACTCCCAATGTAACCACGATGCTCATAATGCATAACGGTACCCCAATGCTTGTACCCGTTCAAACCTTCGATAGTAGCCAACTGGTTCCTGCCTTCCAACCCCAAACAATCCCTACAACGCAACAAATCAACCAACAACCCGGAATGCCGACGACAACAATCACCCCCATAACCACCGCCTGGCCAATCAATCAGCTCCTTCCGGTTAACAATCAGATCGAGATCATTCCCATTCACGCGGCAGGCCAACCGGGAAACCCCACCACCATCTCATCTCAGCCTCCTCATGTCCACCAAACACAAACCATCCCCGTTCACAACATCATCAACAGCCATCCTGGAGGCCCGGGTACAGGAATCGTCATCACACCGGTAACAACCCTAGATCATCAACAGGCTCTCCTCAGGCAtcaccaacaacaacagcaacagcagcagcaacaacaggcTATACATGTTGCCCAGCTGCAACTTCAACAACAACAtttccaacaacagcagcagcaacaacaacagcaacaatcgTAG